A genomic segment from Kwoniella shandongensis chromosome 8, complete sequence encodes:
- a CDS encoding translation elongation factor Tu — MMRNTIQTRLASALRTTEVRAEAGGKFSRSKPHFNIGTIGHLSEQGGGKFMDYSQIDKAPEEKARGITISTAHVEYETANRHYAHIDYIKNMITGAAQLDGAIIVVSATDGQMPQTREHLLLARQVGIKKLVVFINKVDQVDDPEMLELVEMEMRELLGQYGFDGEGTPIVMGTALAALEGRDPERGAKKIEELMAQADTWLEVPAQMFHKELERGEAGDNMGALLRGIKREQILTKEEGGRYTPFMANYRPQLFIRTTDVTVQLTFPAETEGAHEKLVMPGDNVEMIGDLVHDIALEAGSRFTLREGGKTIGTGIVSEIYE; from the exons ATGATGCGTAACACCATCCAGACACGTCTCGCTTCCGCACTCAGGACCACCGAGGTTCGAG CTGAGGCGGGTGGCAAGTTCAGTCGATCTAAGCCCCATTTCAA CATCGGAACCATCGGC CACTTGTCAGAGCAAGGTGGTGGTAAATTCATGGACTACAGTCAGATCGACAAGGCTCCCGAAGAGAAGGCTCGAGGTATTACCATCAGTACTGCT CACGTCGAGTACGAGACCGCAAACCGACACTACGCTCACATCGATT ACATCAAGAACATGATTACCGGTGCCGCCCAGCTTGATGGTGCAATTATTGTCGTGTCTGCTACCGACGGACAAATGCCTCAGACCCGAGAGCATCTTCTGCTTGCTCGTCAAGTTGGTATCAAGAAGCTCGTTGTCTTCATCAACAAAGTCGATCAGGTTGACGACCCAGAGATGCTCGAGTTggtcgagatggagatgCGAGAGCTGCTTGGCCAGTACGGCTTTGACGGCGAGGGAACACCTATTGTCATGGGTACCGCTCTCGCGGCCCTCGAAGGACGGGACCCCGAGCGAGgtgcgaagaagatcgaggagcttATGGCCCAAGCCGACACATGGCTTGAGGTTCCAGCCC AAATGTTCCACAAggagctcgagcgaggtgaggCCGGTGACAACATGGGTGCCCTCCTCCGAGGTATCAAGCGGGAGCAG ATCCTCACAAAAGAAGAGGGCGGTCGATACACCCCCTTCATGGCCAACTACCGACCCCAACTGTTTATTAGAACTACCGATGTCACTGTTCAACTTACCTTCCCTGCCGAGACTGAGGGTGCGCacgagaagctcgtcatGCCCGGTGACAACGTCGAGATGATCGGTGACCTTGTTCACGACATCGCTCTTGAAGCCGGTTCTCGATTCACATTgcgagaaggtggaaagacAATCGGTACTGGTATCGTTTCAGAGATTTACGAGTAA